The genomic DNA CGCCCGCCCCGTTCTCCAGCGCCAGCGGGCGCAGGGCCCTGACCCAGCGACGGGCTTCGGCGTAGGCCTGCTGGGTCAGCTCCTTGGCCTGGCCCACCTCCTGCCAGGCGGCCTCAGGCCTCAGATGGCGGAAACGTTCGGCGTTCTCCAGCCCGATCTTGATCACGGTCAGGTGGTGGCCGAGAGAGTCGTGCATGTCACGAGCCATCCGCGCACGCTCCTGGGTCACCGCGTTCTCGCTGGCCCGCTGAGAGTGCCTGCGCAGCTCACGCAGCAGGCCCTCGGCCTTCCTACGTTGGTTGCGGGCCTCCAGCACCGCCGCCGACACCGCCAGGACGAAGCCCGCCATCAAGGCGGTCACTCCGCACTGACGCAGAACATCGAACCAGGTGGCGTCGTAGAGGAGGATCATGCTGCCCGCCATCATCCCCGCCGCGGCGGCCGACAGAACCGCACCCGTGGTTACGCCGTACATCAAGGTCACGTTCGCCAGGGCGATGAGCAGGATCGGCGACGCCACGCCGTACCCATCGAGCGCCGCCGCGGCGAAGGCAGTCAGCAGGAACAACGGCGGTAGCAGCCTGCGGTCGCCCATGATCGCCGAGTCCCACGGCAACCGGCGCCAGAGCACGACCAGCACAGCCAGCGTGAGCCCGAACGGGACCAGCTCCCAGCCGAGCCTCGGTCCCATCCCTATCGCGACGACCGCGGCGACGTCCACCCAGAACACCAGCCCGAAGAACGGCGGCCGGGCCCCCATTTCCATCACCAACCGAACATTAACCGCCCGGACCGACCCACCACATCATCCTGCGGGCGTAGCACCGGCCATGACCGCAGTCATGGTCGAGGACCTGTCGCAGGCTCGATGCGCCGCCCATCCGCCCTCCCTAGCGTTGCTGACATGACGATCTTCCGTACGGCAGGCGGACAACTGAGGCCCGGCTGGTACTGCCTCCTAGCCTTCTTCGCGCTCATGGCCACCACCCTCGTCGGCATCGCGCTCGATCTGCTGCTCCGATTAGTCCCCGGGCTACCCGAGACACTCCACTTCACGATCCCGGTGCTGGCCGTCGCCGCCATCGCTCCATTCCTGGTCGCCGGCGCCCGGCGCTTCATCGACCATGTGCCCGGCTTCGAACCCGGCCTCACCCACCCCCGCACCGCCCTGCCCCACTTCCTCACCGGCCTGGCCATCGGCGTCGGCGTGATCATCGCCGCCGATGCCGTCTGCGTGGCCCTCGGTGTAGCGGCATGGCACCTCAACCTGCCAGCAGACCGGCTGATCCCCTTCGTGCTGGGACCACTTCTGGCCCAGGCGGTGCCCGAGGAGCTGTGGTATCGGGGCTACCTGTTCCGCAACCTGAGCGCCGCACTACCGCCATGGACCGCTTTCGCGCTCACCACCCTGGCCTTCGGCGCCATCCACCTCATCTCCAACAGCGACGCGACCGGCATCGGCGAAAAGCTCCTGTACGTGGTGCAAGCAGCCGCCTTCGGTGCCCTGCTCCTCGCTTGCCGCATCATCGGCAAGAACCTATGGCTGCCGATCGGCGCCCATGCGGGACACAACATGGCGATGCAAACCTTCATCACTTACACCCCCGGCCTCTACACCGTCCTCCTCCTCACCGAAACCACCATCATGATCATCACCGCGGGCCTCCTCCTCTTCAACCGAAGAGCCCCCGCCCTCACCAAATCCATCCCCTGACCCACACCCAGCACAACGAGCAACTCCTGCGCCGTTTCGCCTCGACGAACCCGATAGCCATGAGGAAGAGGGCCGAAGAGGGCTGCTGCCCCCGAACCGCTGGTCGACATCGACACCGTCGATGTCGACCAGATCCTGGCGTCGCTGGGCCAGACCGTCAGCGGCACCGCCTGCCCTCCAAGAGTCGGATCCGGCAGCCGGATGCGGTAGCGGCCGGCGTCCGTAAGGGGTCCCCTCACCGGACGCCCGCGATCATGGGCCACGAGAAACGGCGACCAGCGACGGAGTCGTCTCACTAAGGCCGTACGGTGAACTGTACGGTGATGGGGGGCTAAACGTTACACTCGGTGCCCATGAGCGACTCCCTCACCGGCTACGCGAGATGCAGTCTGGACAAACAAGACCTCACCGCCCAACGCGAGATCCTCCAAGGGCTCGGCGTCCGCGACGACCGGATCTACCTCGACCACGGACTCACCGGAACCAACCGGGGCCGCCCCGGACTTGACCAGGCCCTCGCCGCCGTACGGTCCGGCGACACCCTCGTCGTTCCCAAACTCGACCGGCTCGCCCGCTCTGTCCCCGACGCTCGCGACATTGGAGACGCCCTCGTCGCCCGCGGCGTGAAGCTGTCCTTGGGCGGCAGCATCTACGACCCGTCCGACCCCATGTCCAAGATGTTCTTCAACATGCTGGCGGTGTTCGCCGAGTTCGAGGTCGACCTCCTGCGGATGAGAACTCGCGAGGGCATGGCCGTCGCTAAGGCCAAAGGCAAGCTCCGCGGCAAACAGCCCAAACTGTCCACTCGCCAGCAGGCCGAGCTCCGCCGCATGCACGACAGCGGCGAGTACACCATCGCCGACCTCGCCGAGGTCTTCTCCGTCTCCCGCCCCACCGTCTACCGGGTCCTGGACCGCACCCGAACCACCCAGGTGTAACCTCCCGCCACACCAGCCATCACACAGAGCTACTTTGCCCCTGGTGACACGGACCCGAGCGGAGGGCCAGGATGTTCAGGTGTCCAGGTTGGGACCGGTTCGGGCTTTGATCCACCGGGTCAGGGTGGTGAGGTAGCCAGGCGCCAAACGAGTGCCGCCATCTGTCTGGATCCGATGGTCCGCGCCGGGGAACACCTCTACGGCCAGCATCGCCCGGCGGCGGCGATCAGGGTTGCACGCTGCGGCGCTGAACAGGTGAACGCTGTCAGCGACGGGCACCAGCTCGTCCGCGCCGCCGAAGATCGCCAGATGCGGGCAGCGCAGGCGCAGCGCATCCGGGATGGGATCGTGGTCCTGCTTACGTTTGAGGAATTCCCAAGAGCGCTCGTCCATGTCGGCCCAGTAGTCGACGAATCCGGAGAGCCTTCCGGCGGAGTCGACGAGTCTTGTCGCCTCGGCGAAGTCGCCATCGCTTCGGCCTGCCTCAATGAGGCGGTCGTACAAGGCCAACGTGCTATCGATGTCCTGTTGCGTGGTGACGGCCTGTCGCAGGGCTTTGGCCAGCGCGTATCGATCCTGATTCGCCGGAGTCATCCCTGGGCAGCTGTTAGTGATCACCCAGGGTGCGTCGTCCTGGCCGGCAGTGGCACGCAGGACGACCCATCCCCCCTCGCTGTGCCCGAACAGTCCCACCGCATCGGCTCGCACCCCTGGTTGTGCACGCAGGAAGTTCAGCGCGGCGACCGCGTCGGCGGCCAGGTCGTCGATGGTCGCGTCACGCCACTCGCCAGAGGATGCGCCGACGCCGCGTTTGTCGTAGGACAGCACGGCGATCCCGGCG from Streptosporangium sp. NBC_01756 includes the following:
- a CDS encoding sensor histidine kinase is translated as MEMGARPPFFGLVFWVDVAAVVAIGMGPRLGWELVPFGLTLAVLVVLWRRLPWDSAIMGDRRLLPPLFLLTAFAAAALDGYGVASPILLIALANVTLMYGVTTGAVLSAAAAGMMAGSMILLYDATWFDVLRQCGVTALMAGFVLAVSAAVLEARNQRRKAEGLLRELRRHSQRASENAVTQERARMARDMHDSLGHHLTVIKIGLENAERFRHLRPEAAWQEVGQAKELTQQAYAEARRWVRALRPLALENGAGGAALRELALSFDGTGIDVRFEVKGRERPLERASELVLYRALQEGLTNALRHAGASQVWTVLDFDAEWVALTVGDDGKGASEAALARGFGLSALAERAQDVGGTFAVYGAEGRGLTLRVQVP
- a CDS encoding CPBP family intramembrane glutamic endopeptidase, whose amino-acid sequence is MTIFRTAGGQLRPGWYCLLAFFALMATTLVGIALDLLLRLVPGLPETLHFTIPVLAVAAIAPFLVAGARRFIDHVPGFEPGLTHPRTALPHFLTGLAIGVGVIIAADAVCVALGVAAWHLNLPADRLIPFVLGPLLAQAVPEELWYRGYLFRNLSAALPPWTAFALTTLAFGAIHLISNSDATGIGEKLLYVVQAAAFGALLLACRIIGKNLWLPIGAHAGHNMAMQTFITYTPGLYTVLLLTETTIMIITAGLLLFNRRAPALTKSIP
- a CDS encoding recombinase family protein; the encoded protein is MSDSLTGYARCSLDKQDLTAQREILQGLGVRDDRIYLDHGLTGTNRGRPGLDQALAAVRSGDTLVVPKLDRLARSVPDARDIGDALVARGVKLSLGGSIYDPSDPMSKMFFNMLAVFAEFEVDLLRMRTREGMAVAKAKGKLRGKQPKLSTRQQAELRRMHDSGEYTIADLAEVFSVSRPTVYRVLDRTRTTQV
- a CDS encoding alpha/beta hydrolase family protein, with amino-acid sequence MSVDPLLYEVTFSDAEVVLAGSLAVPDRHAAPSPGVVMVGGSGPSDRNNDTYFPPIRRHLVNAGIAVLSYDKRGVGASSGEWRDATIDDLAADAVAALNFLRAQPGVRADAVGLFGHSEGGWVVLRATAGQDDAPWVITNSCPGMTPANQDRYALAKALRQAVTTQQDIDSTLALYDRLIEAGRSDGDFAEATRLVDSAGRLSGFVDYWADMDERSWEFLKRKQDHDPIPDALRLRCPHLAIFGGADELVPVADSVHLFSAAACNPDRRRRAMLAVEVFPGADHRIQTDGGTRLAPGYLTTLTRWIKARTGPNLDT